The DNA sequence ATTCCATATTATCGTTCTTCCTGATATTCTTTATAAATCACAATAAAAATTTATTTCTTTGCAATTACAATAGGCTGATAAAAATCTGTTTCTTTGGGAAACTTCCATACTACACTGCTACAGCCGTTAGAAACAAGCAAGTCTGTAAGCTCTTCTCTGAGAACTGCTCTGTATTCACATTCAAATTTGCTTATTTGCAAAGCTTGTTCGTCATCAATAATATATTGGGTGAGCTTATAACGCTCTTCTTCCCAATTCCAAGCTTGAAAAGATATTCTTTGTCCCTTATCTGTTTTATGGATATACGGCGGAGAATACGGCGGCTTATCCATAAGTAACGAATCATAATCTCTTATACTGGCAACAAATAGTCCTCCAACCTTAATCTGATTTATAATGCTCTTAACAGCTGTTTCCAAATCACTTTTTGTGAGCATATGGGGCAAAGCGTTATCAATGGCAATAACAATATCAAATTGTTGTGAAAAGGTTTTGGACAAAGCACGAAAGTCTGCATATTTAAAGTCTATTTTTACATTGTTATCCAAAGCCCTCTGTCTTGCCTGCGAGAGCTCATTCTCGCTTATATCGGAAGCGTTTACGTTATACCCAAGACAAGCAAGTCCTATTGCCTGCGTTCCTATACCACAGGCGCAGTCAAGAATTTGAGCATCAAAATCAAATCCATTATCTTTAAAAATCCTGTCAAGCACCAAAGCTTGTTCTTTAGTCGTAGCTTGCCAATCGAAAAAAAGCTTATCGTATTCAGAAGCTAAATTATTATAAAAAGTCTGTATAATATCCATTCTTTTCTCTCCAAAATTTATGCTTGTTATTTTCATTATATCACATTAAACACAAGCATACAAGCCATAGGATTTTGTATTGCTTTTTTGTTTTTTTATGTTAAAATAATATTAGTTTCCAAAATCAAATTATGGGGTTTTATATATGAAAGATACTGCGGCTATTATTTTATGCGCGGGTAAAGGCTCCCGAATGAATGACGATTCAAAAAGTAAGGTCTGCTTTGATTGTGCAGGCATTCCTGTTATACGCAGAATTATAGATAGTATGAAAATAGCAGGCGTTAAGCGTTTTGTTATAGTTATAGGACATCTGGCTTACAGCGTTATGGATTGTCTTGACGGAATTGACGGCATAGTTTATGCCTATCAAAAGGAACAAAAGGGCACAGGACACGCCGCTCTTTGCGGCCTCAAAGCCTTACATTCTATGAATTTTTCAGGCTCCGCTATAATTTCTATGGGTGATAAAATAATATCTTCAAATGTTATTTCTGAGCTTTTAAAGCACGCTGAAACCGCAGATGCCGTTTGGGGCGTACAGCCCGTTTCAGATAATTTCAACGGCGGACGTGTTGTAGTACGTGATAACAAGCCTTACGGTGTTATTGAGCTTACCGATGCGGCGCTTATGACGCTTGCCGACATTCCCTCTGAGCAATATAAGGCTAAGCTAAAGGAAATCGGTCTTAACCCCAAAAAAGCAGAGAAGGTGCTTGAGCGTGCACAAAAAAAAGCTCCTGTATCAACTAAAACTCTTTGTAACAAAAGCTTTGGTGCTAATGAAGTTCTCAGCTCCCCATATTCCAATGCAGGCTTATACTGCTTTAATATAAATGAAGCAATCAATATTATCTCGAAGCTTGGCTCTGACAATGCTCAGGGCGAAATTTACCTCACCGATGCTTTAGAGCATTTTGCTTTAAAAAACAGCGCTGTTTTATATGAAGTTTCTGAGAAAAACGATATGCTTACATACAGTACCAAAAAAGAGCTTTGTCAAATAAATGAGTATTTTATGCGTAAAGCTTCGGAATATATAAATGATATTGAAAGCAATAAAATGGACTCCGTTTTTATCGAGCTTTACGAAAAAAATATTGATGAACAAAAAAAGAGATATCTTTCCTTGCTTACTAAATTCATTGAAAAATACGGAGACCGGAAGGTTGTAATCACCCGTGCCCCCGGAAGAATTAATCTTATGGGCAGACATATCGACCACCGTGGCGGTGGTATAAATGTTATGGCAATAAATAAGGATCAGGTGATTGTAGCTTCCTGCCGAAAGGACGATATTGTTCGTCTTTCCAATTTGGATAAAGCATATCCTGACTGCAGTTTTTCAATAAGTGAAGCTCTTTCTTTAGGAGCTAATGACACGTGGCTCAATTATCTCTCCAGTCCAAAGGTCGTTTCTGCTTTAAAGGAAAGCGCAGGAGACTGGTCCAACTATGTAAAATCCGCCGTTTTACGTGCTCAATTCAATACTGATTATTCTTTGTGCGGTATGGATATTATATCAACGGGAAATATTCCTGTTGCCGCAGGACTTTCCTCCTCTTCAAGTATTGTTGTGGCTGTAATGGAAGCTTTGGTGGCGCTCAACTGTCTTAATATTTCAGAGCGTGAATTTATCGACCTTTGCGGAGAGGGCGAATGGTTTGTAGGCTCCCGAGGAGGCTCAGGCGACCACGCTACAATGAAATGCGCCGAAAAAAATGCCATTGTTCATTTGGATTTTAAACCCTTTAAAATTGGTGAAAAGCAAAGCTTTTCCGATAAATATGCAATACTTGTAGCCAACTCTATGCTACAGGCTAAAAAATCTGAAGGAAGCAAGGATACCTTTAATGCCAAGGTTGCTTCTTATGAATTTGCATTTATGCTTTTGAAACGCAACTATCCGCAATATGATTTAAAAGAGTTCAGAGATTTGGCTCAAATCAGACCGTATTCTGAAGTATATAAAATGATTGCTTCTCTTCCCGAAACTATTACAAGAGGCGGTATTAAAGCTCTGCTTCCCGAATATAAAAAGCGTCTTGAAGAAATATTTTCAACTCATAAGGACCCATCTGTATACGAGCTGCGTAATGTTGCTCTTTACGGTATTTCAGAATGTGAAAGAGCAAAGCAGTTTATGAAATTATTAAAAGATGAGGATTACTATGCTATAGGAGATATGATGAAAATAAGCCATAACGGAGATCGTTTAGATATTTGTTCAATAAGCGATGAACAGCTCGAGCTCCTTATTGCTGACAATACTCCTTTTGAGTTTCAAAGCGGCTCTTATAAATGCTCTGCAAAAGAGATTGACGAGCTTTGTGATTTACTTAATAATACTAAGGGTGTATTGGGAAGTGAATTGGTAGGCGCAGGTCTTGGCGGCTGTATTATCGCTCTTATTGAAAAAGCTTACTCTGACTCAATTACCCAAAAACTAAACCGTGAGTATTATGATAAATACTCTCTCCCCCACGTTGCTGATGTTTACAGCGCATCCTGCGGCTCATCTGTTATTTTTTAAAAATAATGGGCTGTCTCACTTATTTAGTGAGACAGCCCATTTGTTATTGCAGGGTTCTTATTATTCTACAAGACCTGTTCTCTCTATACTCTCTGTAAAGAATTTCTGTAAGAAAATATAAAGAATAAGCACAGGAATAATTACAACAAGACAGCCTGACTGAATATCAAGTATACTCTTTGTTGTATCAACAACATAGACGCTTCCTACATCCATAGTAAGCTCATATACATATCCTGTGATATTTACAAGATAAGCTGACAATGTTTTTGCATTGGTAAGGAAAATTGATGAGAACTGATAATCGTTCCAATGCCATACGAACGAAAAGAGGAAGGTTGTTACAAAAGCAGGAACTGCTGTAGGAACAACTATTTTTACGAAGGTTTCAAAAACTCCGCAGCCGTCTATTGCCGCTGCTTCCTCTAATTCCTTAGGCATTCCCTTAAAGCTTTGACGGAATATGTAAATATAAAGACCTGAGCGTATTCCTATTCCAAAAATGGCGGGAATAAAGAAAGCGAGAGGAGAGTCAACAAGAGAAATAGATAAATTTTCTCCTACTATCAATGAACCTAACTTTAAAATTCCGAAAATATCGAAAAATTTAAGGTTTAAAAATGTAGTCAATACAAAGAACTGTTGAGGAACAATTATTGTAAAGAGCACCATAACAAATATAATTTCTCTGCCTCTGAATTTATGTCTTGACAAGCCGTAAGCTGTCATAGACGAAATGATAACAAGAATAACAGATGTAACTATACTTATGAATACTGTAACCATAAGTGCCTGCGGATAATGTATAGCCTTCATAACACGGGTAATATGCTCAAGAGTAAAATGCTTAGGTATCCATGTTACAGATGAATCGTACATATCTACAAGTCCGCGGAAGCTCATTGAAATCATATACAAAAGCGGATACATTATTATATACGCTAAGCCGAAAATGAGGAAAAAACGAAAGATTTTCCACAATATCTGAAGAATATGTCCTGCTTTTTTCCTGTTTGATGTAGTGGTAAGCTTTTTAAATGATATCATATTTGTTCCTCCTTTCCTATCTGTTATAGATATCGCTCTTCTTACGAATTGACAAATAAACAGCTACAATAATTACAAAGATTATTGCAAAATATGTCCAAGCAATAGTCGAAGAATATGAATAGTCAAGCTTTGAGCTGTACTCAAAAATCTGTTTTACTATTGGGTTTGATAAATCGGTAAATCCGTCAATAATACTGTAAATAATATTAAGCTCAAGCACCGGCATCAACAGAGGGAAAGTAATTTTCCAGAAAAATTCCCAGCCTGTTGCGCCTTCAACCTTAGCCGCCTCTTTAATTGAGGGTGATATTGCCTGTAAGCCCGACATAAAGATAAGTATTTGTATACCGCTCTTCCAAGGAATTTCAAAGATATTGTTAAGTGTTGAAATTATAATATTTACAATATCCGAGCTCATATTTGCATTGAGAAGAATATTCTGCATAACGGTAGCTTGAAACTGGCTTCCCGTTTTAGTTGCAGATTGCATAATCTCCTGAGAGTTTGCATCACCTGTAATATAGCCCATTATAACACCGGAAGCAATAATAACAGGGAGAAAGAATATTGCTCTTGCCAAAAGCCTTCCTTTAAAGTTTTGCGTTAAAATATTAGCAATAAAAAAGGAAAATATTATTATCAAAAACAATTCACTTAAAATGCCTATGATAGTATTTCCCAAATTAGGAATAAAGGAAGGGTCTTTATTAAACAGATATTGATAGTTTTCAAAGCCTATAAAATCATACTGTATTCCGTTTTCAAGGGTAACCTTAGAAACGCTCATTATAATTGAACG is a window from the Oscillospiraceae bacterium genome containing:
- a CDS encoding carbohydrate ABC transporter permease — translated: MISFKKLTTTSNRKKAGHILQILWKIFRFFLIFGLAYIIMYPLLYMISMSFRGLVDMYDSSVTWIPKHFTLEHITRVMKAIHYPQALMVTVFISIVTSVILVIISSMTAYGLSRHKFRGREIIFVMVLFTIIVPQQFFVLTTFLNLKFFDIFGILKLGSLIVGENLSISLVDSPLAFFIPAIFGIGIRSGLYIYIFRQSFKGMPKELEEAAAIDGCGVFETFVKIVVPTAVPAFVTTFLFSFVWHWNDYQFSSIFLTNAKTLSAYLVNITGYVYELTMDVGSVYVVDTTKSILDIQSGCLVVIIPVLILYIFLQKFFTESIERTGLVE
- a CDS encoding sugar ABC transporter permease, with product MKRSGLETKNRRAAFLFTVPFLIGFVFFFFIPIFRSIIMSVSKVTLENGIQYDFIGFENYQYLFNKDPSFIPNLGNTIIGILSELFLIIIFSFFIANILTQNFKGRLLARAIFFLPVIIASGVIMGYITGDANSQEIMQSATKTGSQFQATVMQNILLNANMSSDIVNIIISTLNNIFEIPWKSGIQILIFMSGLQAISPSIKEAAKVEGATGWEFFWKITFPLLMPVLELNIIYSIIDGFTDLSNPIVKQIFEYSSKLDYSYSSTIAWTYFAIIFVIIVAVYLSIRKKSDIYNR
- a CDS encoding class I SAM-dependent methyltransferase, which gives rise to MKITSINFGEKRMDIIQTFYNNLASEYDKLFFDWQATTKEQALVLDRIFKDNGFDFDAQILDCACGIGTQAIGLACLGYNVNASDISENELSQARQRALDNNVKIDFKYADFRALSKTFSQQFDIVIAIDNALPHMLTKSDLETAVKSIINQIKVGGLFVASIRDYDSLLMDKPPYSPPYIHKTDKGQRISFQAWNWEEERYKLTQYIIDDEQALQISKFECEYRAVLREELTDLLVSNGCSSVVWKFPKETDFYQPIVIAKK